Proteins encoded together in one Chelonoidis abingdonii isolate Lonesome George chromosome 1, CheloAbing_2.0, whole genome shotgun sequence window:
- the LOC116836868 gene encoding olfactory receptor 52E2-like: MGAFNFTHSDPSTFILTGIPGLEAAHIWISIPFSTFYIISLLGNFTLLSVVGKEQTLHKPMYLLLCMLALTDIATPTFVMPKALGIFWFNLKGITMAGCLTQMFFLHTVSIMHSATLVTMAFDRYVAIYNPLRYATILSNEQIAKLGLVSLIRAVLFILPLPLLLSKLPFCANRIIAHTQCEYTAVVKIACGDITLIRRYSLVLMFVVMGFDLTLIALSYGLIIRAVLRISSKNAHQKALNTCTTHICVMLTYYTPGLFSILTYRFGQGIPPHVHIILADLYLLIPPMLNPIIYGIRTKELHDKVGKYTCCRR, from the coding sequence ATGGGAGCTTTCAACTTCACGCACTCTGACCCTTCCACATTCATCCTGACAGGCATCCCCGGTCTGGAAGCTGCCCACATCTGgatttccatccctttctctaCATTCTACATTATCAGCCTCTTGGGAAATTTCACACTTCTGTCTGTTGTAGGTAAGGAACAGACCCTGCACAAGCCGATGTacctgctgctctgcatgctggcgCTCACAGACATCGCCACACCTACCTTTGTCATGCCAAAGGCACTGGGCATATTTTGGTTCAATTTGAAAGGCATTACTATGGCTggctgcctcacccagatgttcTTCCTTCACACAGTTTCTATTATGCACTCAGCTACCCTCGTGACAATGGCTTTCGATCGCTATGTTGCCATATATAACCCTCTGAGATACGCCACCATCCTCAGCAATGAACAAATAGCTAAGCTCGGGCTTGTAAGTCTGATAAGAgctgttctcttcattctgcCTCTGCCCTTGCTCCTGAGCAAGCTGCCATTCTGTGCCAACCGCATTATCGCCCATACGCAATGCGAGTACACAGCTGTGGTCAAGATTGCATGTGGGGACATTACACTCATTAGGAGATATAGCTTGGTGCTAATGTTTGTAGTTATGGGATTTGACCTGACGCTCATTGCTCTGTCCTACGGTCTGATCATCAGAGCAGTCCTCAGAATCTCCTCTAAGAATGCCCACCAGAAAGCCCTCAATACTTGCACAACCCACATCTGTGTGATGCTGACATATTATACCCCTGGCCTTTTCTCCATTCTCACATACCGGTTTGGACAAGGCATTCCTCCCCATGTTCACATCATCTTGGCTGACCTCTATCTCCTCATCCCTCCCATGCTCAACCCTATCATTTATGGAATCAGAACCAAAGAGCTTCATGACAAAGTTGGCAAATACACTTGCTGCAGAAGGTGA